TAAATTCCCAAAACATTTATTTAACTTGGGTAACACGCCAACTGAGTTTGAGGTTTACCCAAAAATTCCAAACAGTAGCAATAGCGATCGCAATCAAGTTAGCAACATAGCGGTTGTGAATCATGAAATTAAACACTAAATTTAACACCAACACATTCAACACCAACCCCGCCAAACAAATAATGTTGAATTTGAAAAACCGCTTGCAGCGCTGACGCCATGAGTTCTGTTGCATCGCCACATCTGCAAAAGTCCAAGCATCATTCCACAAGAAATTATTAAAAATCGCAATTTCACCAGCAAGAATTTTACTGCGAGTTAGGGGTAATCCTAAGGTAGTTGGGTCGCTGAGTAAGTAAAGTACCGCCATATCTACAAACACTCCACTCAGTCCCACCAAACCAAAACGGACAAATCGACCAACTGGGAAGTTTTGACTAAATCTCCCGATGTATCCAGTGGAAAGCCGTAACCGCAATAAATGATGAATGTATTCTAGATATTGCTTCCAAGTAACTTTACTCTCACCCTGTTTGCGCTCGCAAAAAACGTAACCAACTTCAGCTATTTGCTTAATTTGACCACGCCCGATCACCTCCAGCAATATTTTGTATCCTACGGGATTGAGAGTGACATTTGCTATGCTGTGGCGACGCACTAGAAAATAACCGCTCATTGGGTCTGAAACTCGACCAACTACACTGGGCAGAATAACTAATCCTAACACTTGAGCGCCACGAGACAAAAAACGCCTAATCAAACTCCAACTGGAGACTCCCCCACCATCTATGTGCCTACTGGCGACTGCTAAATCTGACCCTTTGGCAATTGCATCTAATAGTTGTAAAAGCACATGGGGTGGATGTTGTAAGTCGCCATCTATCACCCCTAAAATAGTTCCTTTTGCTACTTGCCAACCCCGAATCACTGCTGAGGAAAGACCTCTTTCATCCTGACGCCGCATAACTTGTAATTGCGGGTATTGTTGCATCAAAGATTGTGCTATTACCCATGTATCATCAGGACTATTATCGTCTACTACTATCAATTCGTAGTTTCCAGGAATCCGCTCATCCAACAATTGAGTTAATCTTTGGATGATTTTTTCGATGTTAGCAGCTTCGTTGTAAGTTGGAATAATCAACGAAAACCATACTAATTCTTGAGAAGGTGATTCTGATATCTGTAATGTCCCTGATGGAACTGGTAACAATGAATTGGGTTGATTTATATTCATTAAGCAAAAGAGAGATTATTAAAAAGTAGCAACATTAGCATTGGGTGAGAGAGCTTATGTTGTTTATATTACTCTTTCTTATATAAATTAAGATTGTTTATATTTATTTAAATTCTAATCTAAGTCAATTTATACAATTATGAACAGCAGCTATTATATAATATTTAATCAGATTTTAAAAATTTAAGCTTTGAGTTATTGATAATCAGGACTTACGCAAAAATTGACAAAAAGCTTAATATATTAAACTGCCAAGACGCCAAAAACGCCAAGAGTTCGTAGACTGTGCGTTGGTACTAATAATTTATAAAATACAGATTTTCTAAGAATATAGATAATACAAAATATTATCAATAGCTTTCTAAAAAAAACAGTTGAGTTTTTGCATTCAAAACAATACTTGCCAAATTTTTTAGCAATGAAACTTATAATATTTGGGAGAATCTAAACTAAGTATATTTAAATAAACTTAGGTAATTTTTTTATCGGTAATACATAAAATTGGTATTACGGCGATTTAGTTAAAGATAAAATTTTCATTCGCCATTATAGTCTTCTACTGGTATGGCTGTTTTTATCAGAAAGTAGAATTTTATTAGTATAGTCAATTTCCAATCAATCCAGTCTTTGAGAAAAACGGCACATAAGGTGATAGATAGTACAGTAGAAATGATTCTTGATCGTGCCTTGATGGGGTACGACTTACTTCCTGAACAAGGATTGGTATTGTTACAACAATCTGATGCAAGCTCAATTGCTGCGATTTGCGCGACAGCAGACAAACTGCGCCACCATCAAGCAGGCGACACAGTTACCTACGTTATTAATCGTAATATCAACTTTACTAATATTTGCGAACAGCACTGTAGTTTCTGCGCTTTTCGACGAGATGCAGGTGACGAAGGTGCTTATTGGTTAGATTGGACAACAATTTTGGCAAAAACAAAAGATGCTGTCAAGCGAGGTGCAACAGAAATTTGTATGCAAGGTGGGTTAAATCCAGCAGCACAAATTAACGGTAAATCTTTGTTTTATTACCTCAAATTAGTAAAAACTATCAAACAAGAATTTCCTCATCTGCACCTACACGCTTTTTCTCCCCAAGAAGTACAATTCATCGCTAGAATCGATGGACTTAGTTATGCTGAGGTAATCGCTGCTTTACGAGATGCTGGTGTGGGTTCAATGCCAGGAACAGCAGCTGAAGTATTAGATGATGAAGTACGGCGCATCCTGTGTCCTGAAAAAATTGACACAGCAACTTGGTTAGAAATTGTCAGTACAGCTCATAAATTGGGTTTACATACTACTAGCACTATGCTGTCAGGACATATAGAGAACCCAATACAACAGATTCAGCATTTAGAAAAATTGCGATCGCTCCAAAAAACTGCCATTAACCAAGAATATCCAGCTCATTTTACTGAGTTTATTCTACTACCATTTGTCGGGCAAGAAGCACCCAAACCCCTACGACGCCGCGTTGGTCGCAACCAGCCTGTGTTAAAAGACGCACTTCTACTTACCGCCGTCGCTAGAATTTTTTTAGGAAACTGGATTCCCAACCATCAACCAAGTTGGGTCAAATTAGGACTTTCAGGAGCAATTGCAGCTCTAAATTGGGGTTGTAACGATATTGGTGGTACATTAATGGAAGAACACATAACCACAATGGCAGGAGCGATTGGGGGTACATGCATGGAAGTTGAAACCTTGCAAAGTGCGATCGCTTCTCTAGGTAGACCTTACCAACAACGCGATACTCTTTATCATAAAGTTAGTTGTTAGTTGTTAGGAATCAGTAAACAGTAGCAACCACAGTGAGTAATAAAATTTGATAACTGATAACTGATAACTGAACTAGACTCCCCATCTCAAGAATGATCCCCACGATACCAATCCAGGATAGGATGGACGTTGATTTACGTATAATTTCACATCAATGATTATGAAGCGCTATTGGTCACGTCTGCTTGCTCTGGTCTTAGTTGTAGCTATTGGCCTAATGGGTTGTTCCGGTAGTCCAGATGGTTTGTCTGGCGACTATCGCCAGGACACATTGACTGTACTCAATACTTTAAGACATACCCTAGAGTTACCAGACGATTCACCAGAAAAAGCAGCAGCGCAAGCACAAGCGCGTCAACAAATAAATACTTTTGCAGCTCGTTATCAACGGGATAATTCTGTAACAGGTTTGGGTTCTTTTACAACCATGCGAACTGCCCTCAATTCCCTTGCTGGACACTACAGTTCTTATCCCAATCGTCCTGTACCGAAAAAGCTTAAGGATCGTCTAGAAATGGAGTTTAAACAGGTCGAGATGTCATTACAGCGTGGTGCATAATTGTCTGCTTACAGAGAAAACCGTTGAGAGTCTCTGGGTTTTTGCCAGGAGATGAAAACGAGTTGCGATACAGAGGTTTGTCAAGGTAACGACTGCTGTTCAAGAGTCAAGAGTTTTTATTGGTGTCCATCGACAATTGACTCTTGAAAGTTACCTATTGTTAAACTTGATGCATAGTGTTCTCTGGAATGCCACTTAGTACTTCTCGATTACAGGAAACAGGGAAAAGGGCAAGGGATGGAAGGAACACCCCTACTCCTTCACCTTTTCCTAGACACAGATGAAGCGTGCTTATCCAAGAAATATTGGAATATCACTGTATTAACCACTGTATTGATATTAATAATCAAGCTATTAGCAACATAATTATGACGTAATGTGATAGTTTTTTATCACTCAACTAAATCAAAAATGCGGCAACAGAAATGAGGTTTTGAGAGTCAGTCAAAACAAGGCTGTAAAGCCTCAGCACTAAGCTCGGAATTTTATACATTTCTTCCCAAATTTCAGATAATTTGGGACAGATGCTCCTTTTGTCATTTTATTGCTAAGTATGTTTAACCGTCCCCTGAATATTGCAAAATCAATATTCTTTTGGCGGCGTCTTTTCGCTGCAATTGTCAGCAGCAGTTTGCTGACGCCATATTTTGTGAATCAGCCTGCGCAAGCACAGGAAGTCAATCAATATTGCCAAATATCAGCAGCACAAGCGCAAGCAAAAGAAAAATTACGTTTGTCAGCCCTGCAAGGTGATCAACAAGCGCAAAACCAGTACCAGGAACTTGTGCGCCAACATAAACAAACTGTACAAGAATGCCGAAATCGCAACTGGCCACAAGTGCAAGCAATCTGGTTGCGTGTATATCCCTGCGACATTCAGCCGGGTGAAATCGACAGAATTATGGATCGAATTGTCAATCGGGGCTATAACCAAGTTTATTTGGAAGCATTTTACGATGGACAGGTATTATTACCAGCAGCAAGTAATTCTACAGTATGGCCTTCTGTAATTCGCACACCAGGAGCAGAAAATACTGATTTACTGTTGAGGGCAATTCAAAAAGGACAAGAACGGGGTTTAAAAGTCTACGCCTGGATGTTTACGACTAATTTTGGTTATACGTATGCCCAGCGTCGTGACAGAGAAGGAGTGATCGCTCGCAATGGCAAGGGTCAAACCAGCTTGTATGTTGTTGATGATGGTTCTCAAGTATTTATTGACCCCTACAACTTACAAGCAAAGCGTGACTATTACCAGATGGTACAGGAAATCTTACGTCGTCGTCCTGATGGCATACTGTTTGATTATGTACGTTATCCACGACAAGCAGGGGCTGATTCTATAGCCACTAAAGTTACAGATTTGTGGCTATATAGTGAAGCTACCCAACAAGCATTGTTTCAACGAGCGCAAAATAATAAAGGCTTAGAATTAATTCGCCGCTTTTTGAGTAAAGGATACGTGACAGCAGGAGATATCAGTGAAATTGATAAACTTTACCCCCAAGAAGGAGAACCAATGTGGCAAGGGCGTACACCACCGCCACCAATAGAACCACCATCACCCATAGCACAAAAAGCGATCGCTGCGGTAATTCCTCCCATACAAAGACAACCAATCCTCCAATCAGAATTATGGCAACTCTCTGTTGCTCATGCCATGCAGGGTATTCTGGATTTTGTCAATCTAGCTGCTTATCCTGCCCAAAAGCTTGGTATTCCTGCGGGGGTAGTGTTTTTTCCAGATGGCAACCAAACTGTTGGAAAAGGTTATGATTCCCGCTTACAGCCTTGGGACAGGTTTCCCAGTTCCTTAGAATGGCATCCGATGTCCTATGCTAACTGCGGCAATGCCACTTGTATCGCAGCACAAGTACAGCAAGTTTTAAGCATGGCTAAACCAGGTACTAAAGTGATTCCTGCGATCGCTGGTCAATGGGGTAAGAATGTTAATGGTCGCCCATCACTAGAAGCGCAAATGCAAGCAATGAGACCATTCGCTTCCCAAATAACAGGGGTAAGCCATTTTGCTTACTCTTGGCAAGATCCGGAACATGACCAACAACGGAAATTCTGTCGAGTGAAGTGATTGGGGAGATGGGGAGACAAGGGAGGCAAGGAGGACAAGGGAGATCGAGGAGTGTGAGGAGTGAGGAGATGCGGGGAGTGTGTAGACGCGCCCTGCACAGCTTAAGGTAAGGGTGGAGTGTGAGGAATAACCAACTACTAACTACTATTGTACAGACGCGATGTTCCTCGCGTCTGTACCTACTAACCAATGACAAATGACAATTGACTACTAATACCAATTCAAATAATGTTTGCGACGGATAACCCCACCCGCCTAACAGCACCCTCCCCTTGGAAAGGGGAGGGTTGGGGTGGGGTCTTATATAATCCATGTGTTGTATTCTTTTTTCAAATTGGTATAACAACTAACAACCAACTTTGTTTCTGTACAAACAGCATGTAAAGGTTTGTCCCACGGGTCAATTGGTAATTGGGGTAAGTAAGCAAAATCAAAGACAATGCCAATAGTGGATTTATTTGCCCACTCAGGTGCAGCAAGCAAGCGATCATAATATCCTCCACCATAACCCAAGCGATAGCCTTTGTGGTCACATGCAACACAAGGCACAAGTATTAAATCTACTTGCTCATAACTTATAATTGGGGCATTGGGAGCAGGTTCGGGAATACCATAATCCCCAATTTGTACTGCTTCATAATGTGTCCATTGATGCCACAATAATGAATCGCCGACACAGCGAGGCATTCCCCATATTTTGGCAAGAGTATTTTCAAATAAGAGACTTAAATCAGGTTCTTGACGAAAACTGAAATAAGCAAGTACTGTTTTTGCCTGGATAAACTGCGGTAAACTGAAAAGATTAGTGCAAATGCGATCGCTTTTTTGTTTCCATTGTGCAACTGACATTGATTGACGTTGTTTGAGAAGCGATCG
Above is a genomic segment from Fischerella sp. JS2 containing:
- a CDS encoding glycosyltransferase, which translates into the protein MNINQPNSLLPVPSGTLQISESPSQELVWFSLIIPTYNEAANIEKIIQRLTQLLDERIPGNYELIVVDDNSPDDTWVIAQSLMQQYPQLQVMRRQDERGLSSAVIRGWQVAKGTILGVIDGDLQHPPHVLLQLLDAIAKGSDLAVASRHIDGGGVSSWSLIRRFLSRGAQVLGLVILPSVVGRVSDPMSGYFLVRRHSIANVTLNPVGYKILLEVIGRGQIKQIAEVGYVFCERKQGESKVTWKQYLEYIHHLLRLRLSTGYIGRFSQNFPVGRFVRFGLVGLSGVFVDMAVLYLLSDPTTLGLPLTRSKILAGEIAIFNNFLWNDAWTFADVAMQQNSWRQRCKRFFKFNIICLAGLVLNVLVLNLVFNFMIHNRYVANLIAIAIATVWNFWVNLKLSWRVTQVK
- the cofH gene encoding 7,8-didemethyl-8-hydroxy-5-deazariboflavin synthase subunit CofH; the encoded protein is MIDSTVEMILDRALMGYDLLPEQGLVLLQQSDASSIAAICATADKLRHHQAGDTVTYVINRNINFTNICEQHCSFCAFRRDAGDEGAYWLDWTTILAKTKDAVKRGATEICMQGGLNPAAQINGKSLFYYLKLVKTIKQEFPHLHLHAFSPQEVQFIARIDGLSYAEVIAALRDAGVGSMPGTAAEVLDDEVRRILCPEKIDTATWLEIVSTAHKLGLHTTSTMLSGHIENPIQQIQHLEKLRSLQKTAINQEYPAHFTEFILLPFVGQEAPKPLRRRVGRNQPVLKDALLLTAVARIFLGNWIPNHQPSWVKLGLSGAIAALNWGCNDIGGTLMEEHITTMAGAIGGTCMEVETLQSAIASLGRPYQQRDTLYHKVSC
- the psb27 gene encoding photosystem II protein Psb27; this translates as MKRYWSRLLALVLVVAIGLMGCSGSPDGLSGDYRQDTLTVLNTLRHTLELPDDSPEKAAAQAQARQQINTFAARYQRDNSVTGLGSFTTMRTALNSLAGHYSSYPNRPVPKKLKDRLEMEFKQVEMSLQRGA
- a CDS encoding family 10 glycosylhydrolase, which encodes MFNRPLNIAKSIFFWRRLFAAIVSSSLLTPYFVNQPAQAQEVNQYCQISAAQAQAKEKLRLSALQGDQQAQNQYQELVRQHKQTVQECRNRNWPQVQAIWLRVYPCDIQPGEIDRIMDRIVNRGYNQVYLEAFYDGQVLLPAASNSTVWPSVIRTPGAENTDLLLRAIQKGQERGLKVYAWMFTTNFGYTYAQRRDREGVIARNGKGQTSLYVVDDGSQVFIDPYNLQAKRDYYQMVQEILRRRPDGILFDYVRYPRQAGADSIATKVTDLWLYSEATQQALFQRAQNNKGLELIRRFLSKGYVTAGDISEIDKLYPQEGEPMWQGRTPPPPIEPPSPIAQKAIAAVIPPIQRQPILQSELWQLSVAHAMQGILDFVNLAAYPAQKLGIPAGVVFFPDGNQTVGKGYDSRLQPWDRFPSSLEWHPMSYANCGNATCIAAQVQQVLSMAKPGTKVIPAIAGQWGKNVNGRPSLEAQMQAMRPFASQITGVSHFAYSWQDPEHDQQRKFCRVK
- a CDS encoding 5-formyltetrahydrofolate cyclo-ligase codes for the protein MEKPQLRRSLLKQRQSMSVAQWKQKSDRICTNLFSLPQFIQAKTVLAYFSFRQEPDLSLLFENTLAKIWGMPRCVGDSLLWHQWTHYEAVQIGDYGIPEPAPNAPIISYEQVDLILVPCVACDHKGYRLGYGGGYYDRLLAAPEWANKSTIGIVFDFAYLPQLPIDPWDKPLHAVCTETKLVVSCYTNLKKEYNTWII